The following proteins are co-located in the Siansivirga zeaxanthinifaciens CC-SAMT-1 genome:
- a CDS encoding peptide chain release factor 3, with product MSFLSEIKRRRTFGIISHPDAGKTTLTEKLLLFGGAIQEAGAVKSNKIKKGATSDFMEIERQRGISVATSVLAFEYSDKKINILDTPGHKDFAEDTFRTLTAVDSVIVVIDVAKGVEEQTEKLVEVCRMRNIPMIVFINKMDREGKDAFDLLDEVEQKLNLKVVPLSFPIGMGYDFKGIYNIWEKNINLFSGDNRKNIEETIEISDLQAPELNKIIGDRAANQLRENIELVDGIYPEFDKEAYLAGNLQPVFFGSALNNFGVRELLDCFVDIAPTPRAKQSEERLVQPEEDKFTGFVFKIHANMDPNHRDRLAFIKIVSGKFERNKPYLHVRNGKKLKFSSPNAFFAEKKEIVDVSYPGDIVGIHDTGNFKIGDTLTEGETINYKGIPSFSPEHFRYINNADPLKSKQLFKGIDQLMDEGVAQLFTLELNGRKVIGTVGALQYEVIQYRLEHEYGAKCTYENLNVYKACWVDPKNSKTDEYKEFIRVKQRFLAKDKQNQLVFLADSAFSLQMTQQTYPSIKFHYVSEFE from the coding sequence ATGAGTTTTCTATCTGAAATAAAAAGAAGAAGAACCTTTGGTATTATCTCACATCCCGATGCGGGAAAAACAACGCTTACCGAAAAACTTCTACTTTTTGGTGGTGCCATTCAAGAAGCTGGTGCTGTAAAAAGTAATAAAATAAAAAAAGGTGCTACCAGTGATTTTATGGAAATTGAACGCCAGCGTGGAATTTCTGTTGCAACCTCTGTATTAGCATTCGAGTATAGCGATAAAAAAATTAATATTTTAGATACACCAGGTCATAAAGATTTTGCAGAGGATACATTTAGAACACTAACAGCAGTAGATAGTGTTATCGTGGTTATTGATGTAGCAAAAGGTGTCGAGGAACAAACTGAAAAATTGGTAGAAGTTTGTAGAATGCGAAACATACCTATGATTGTATTCATTAATAAAATGGATAGAGAAGGTAAAGATGCATTCGATTTACTAGATGAAGTAGAGCAAAAATTAAACTTAAAAGTTGTTCCATTAAGTTTTCCTATAGGTATGGGTTACGACTTTAAAGGAATTTATAATATTTGGGAGAAAAATATTAATCTATTTAGTGGCGATAACAGAAAAAACATTGAAGAAACCATTGAAATATCAGATTTACAAGCTCCCGAACTAAATAAAATTATTGGAGACAGAGCTGCCAATCAATTAAGAGAAAATATAGAACTGGTTGATGGTATTTATCCAGAATTTGACAAAGAAGCCTACTTAGCAGGCAACTTACAACCTGTATTTTTTGGATCTGCTTTAAATAATTTTGGAGTAAGAGAATTGCTAGATTGTTTTGTTGATATAGCTCCTACTCCAAGAGCAAAACAAAGTGAAGAACGTTTAGTACAACCAGAAGAAGATAAATTTACAGGCTTTGTTTTTAAAATTCATGCCAACATGGATCCAAATCACAGAGATCGTTTGGCATTTATAAAAATTGTGTCTGGTAAATTTGAAAGAAACAAACCTTATTTGCATGTACGAAACGGTAAAAAATTAAAATTTTCTAGTCCGAATGCCTTCTTTGCTGAAAAAAAGGAAATTGTTGATGTTTCGTATCCTGGTGACATCGTTGGTATTCACGATACCGGAAACTTTAAAATTGGAGACACCCTTACTGAAGGAGAAACCATTAACTACAAAGGAATTCCTAGCTTTTCTCCAGAACATTTTAGATATATAAATAATGCCGATCCATTAAAATCTAAACAACTTTTTAAAGGGATCGATCAATTAATGGATGAAGGTGTTGCACAGTTATTTACTTTAGAACTTAACGGACGTAAAGTAATTGGTACCGTAGGAGCGCTTCAATACGAAGTTATACAGTATCGACTGGAGCATGAATACGGAGCAAAATGTACCTACGAAAACCTTAATGTTTATAAAGCTTGCTGGGTAGATCCTAAAAACTCTAAAACAGACGAATACAAAGAATTCATTAGAGTAAAACAACGCTTTTTAGCTAAAGACAAACAAAATCAATTGGTATTTTTAGCAGATTCGGCCTTTTCATTACAAATGACGCAACAAACATATCCTAGCATTAAATTCCACTATGTTTCGGAATTTGAGTGA
- a CDS encoding IS256 family transposase, which translates to MKKEDFLNDDFLKQFKTGDELTSFLKSIQKRGIEKMLEGELDAHLDYEKHQQSDNSNTRNGYGSKKIKTALGETNIKVPRDRDASFNPMLVPKRTNMVDGIENVIISLYAKGMSNSDIEEQIREVYDFDVSTSTISRITDKVTNDIVAWQNRPLEPVYLITWMDGIVFKVRENSKVINKTMYIAVGLRRDGKKEVLGLWLGKNESAAFWMSVLTDMKARGVQDLLITATDNLNGFTDTIKNVFPESKTQICVVHQIRNACRYVVWKDKKEFTKDMKSIYDAPTKSAAKAALEDFAQKWEHKYSYAIKSWRDNWEELTAFYEFPLEIRKIIYTTNLIENLNGKIRKYTKNKLSFPTDEAVMKSTFLALREATKKWSMPIRNWGIILNQFLTIFEKRVQL; encoded by the coding sequence ATGAAGAAAGAAGATTTTCTAAACGACGATTTTTTAAAACAGTTTAAAACAGGAGACGAACTGACCTCCTTTCTAAAATCCATTCAAAAGCGAGGTATTGAAAAGATGCTAGAAGGGGAACTTGATGCTCATTTAGACTATGAGAAGCATCAGCAATCCGATAATAGCAATACCCGTAACGGCTATGGGTCTAAAAAGATAAAAACAGCTTTAGGAGAGACTAATATTAAAGTTCCCAGAGACCGGGACGCTTCTTTTAACCCTATGCTGGTTCCTAAACGCACTAACATGGTTGATGGCATAGAAAACGTCATTATCAGCCTTTATGCCAAGGGTATGAGTAATTCTGATATTGAAGAGCAAATCCGAGAAGTTTACGATTTTGATGTATCCACATCTACCATATCACGTATCACAGATAAAGTTACCAATGATATTGTTGCTTGGCAAAACAGACCTCTGGAGCCCGTATATTTAATTACTTGGATGGATGGCATCGTATTTAAGGTTCGGGAGAACTCCAAAGTCATTAACAAAACCATGTACATCGCCGTAGGACTGCGTAGAGATGGTAAAAAGGAAGTCTTAGGGCTTTGGTTGGGGAAGAATGAATCGGCAGCCTTTTGGATGAGTGTACTAACCGATATGAAAGCCAGAGGCGTTCAGGATTTGCTTATCACGGCCACAGATAATCTTAACGGTTTTACCGACACCATTAAAAACGTTTTTCCTGAATCTAAAACCCAAATCTGCGTGGTACACCAGATTCGTAATGCTTGTCGGTATGTTGTTTGGAAAGACAAGAAAGAATTTACAAAGGACATGAAAAGCATCTACGATGCACCCACCAAAAGTGCAGCAAAAGCCGCCCTAGAAGACTTTGCTCAGAAATGGGAACACAAGTACTCTTACGCTATTAAAAGCTGGAGAGATAACTGGGAAGAACTTACCGCTTTCTATGAATTTCCTTTAGAAATTAGAAAAATCATTTACACTACGAACCTTATTGAAAACCTTAATGGAAAAATCAGAAAATACACTAAAAACAAGCTCTCATTCCCAACAGATGAAGCTGTTATGAAGTCCACTTTTTTAGCCCTTAGAGAGGCTACCAAAAAATGGTCGATGCCTATTAGGAACTGGGGCATTATTTTAAACCAGTTTTTAACTATATTTGAAAAAAGGGTTCAACTTTAA
- a CDS encoding TlpA family protein disulfide reductase yields MLYKHAKYGITYTSCLEPYYQEFIAGSTNAEHVKEITDSYNVLKTVAPGQPSPKFVNYENNAGGTTSLDDLKGKYVYIDVWATWCGPCKAEIPFLKEVEEKYHDKNIAFVSISVDQAKDHDKWKKLIVEKELGGIQLMADNDFKSQFIKDYFIKGIPKFILLDPSGNIIDSNAPRPSNKDLIEVFNTLNL; encoded by the coding sequence TTGCTTTATAAGCATGCAAAATATGGTATCACTTACACTTCATGTCTTGAGCCTTACTACCAAGAGTTTATCGCAGGTAGTACCAATGCAGAGCATGTAAAAGAAATAACCGATAGTTATAACGTTTTAAAAACGGTAGCTCCAGGTCAGCCTTCACCTAAATTCGTTAATTACGAAAATAATGCAGGAGGAACAACATCTCTAGACGATTTAAAAGGAAAATACGTTTATATCGATGTTTGGGCTACATGGTGCGGACCATGTAAAGCTGAAATTCCTTTTTTAAAGGAAGTCGAAGAAAAATATCACGATAAAAATATCGCCTTTGTTAGTATATCTGTCGATCAAGCTAAAGACCACGATAAATGGAAAAAATTGATTGTTGAAAAAGAATTAGGAGGCATACAACTTATGGCCGATAACGACTTTAAATCACAATTTATAAAAGATTATTTCATTAAAGGCATTCCTAAATTTATACTTTTAGATCCCAGTGGAAACATCATCGATTCTAATGCACCCAGGCCTTCAAATAAAGATTTAATAGAAGTTTTCAATACACTTAATTTATAA
- a CDS encoding DUF3467 domain-containing protein: MADEKENLKQGQINIELEEKVAEGTYSNLAIINHSVSEFVIDFVNIMPGVPKSKVKSRIILTPQHAKRLLKALAENVSRFENAHGEIKDYEQPPIPLNFGPTGQA, encoded by the coding sequence ATGGCTGATGAAAAAGAAAATTTAAAACAAGGTCAAATTAATATTGAACTGGAAGAAAAAGTAGCTGAGGGTACTTATTCTAACCTAGCAATAATTAATCATTCTGTATCCGAGTTTGTAATAGATTTTGTGAATATAATGCCTGGTGTACCTAAAAGTAAAGTGAAGTCTCGAATTATATTAACACCACAACATGCAAAACGCTTACTTAAAGCATTAGCAGAAAATGTTTCTAGGTTTGAAAATGCCCATGGTGAAATTAAGGATTACGAGCAACCTCCAATACCTCTTAACTTTGGTCCAACAGGACAAGCTTAA